GTGTAGGAGCCTATTCCACTGCCGTTTTAACAGGTACTTACGGATTAAATCCATGGCTTACTCTAGTAATCTCGATTTTAGCGCCAGCTGTCATTGCCTATATTTTAGGTCATACAATGGCTAGACTTCATGGATATTATCTAGCTATGGCTACGCTGGCATTTGGAATTATTATTCATGTGCTATTAGTAGAGTGGAAAGCAGTTACGAAAGGTGCGTCTGGTTTTTATGGAATTCCCAAAATAGAAGTGTTCGGATTTTCTTTTACTCAAGGATTATCCTACTTTTATCTCGTGTGGGGAATAGCGATTTTAGTCATTATCCTATCCCTAAACATCATCCACTCCAGAATAGGCCGTGCCTTACGTTCTATCCATGATAGTGAGATTGCTGCAAGTTCTATGGGCGTAGATACAGGTAAATACAAAATGCAAATTTTCATTTTAAGCTCATCACTAGCTGGCTTAGCTGGATGGTTATTTGCCCATATGTCTTACAGTATTTCTCCAGGTTCTTTTAGCTTAGATCATTCTATTTTGTTTCTCGTTATGGTTGTATTAGGAGGATCTACTAGTGTTTGGGGGCCAGTGTGTGGAGCCTTTCTCATAACAGCGATCAATATTGTCGTACATACATTGGGTACTCATTTTTCCTTTATTACGAGTGATTTTGAACAAGTCTTGTATGGGCTTATTCTAATACTAGTTGTGATTTTTCTGCGTAAAGGCTTTTTCCCTACGGTTGCACCAATTTTACAAAATTTAATGAAAAAGGGGCAATCTAAACAGTCTTCAGTACAAGCTGAGGCCGAAAAGGGGGATCAACATGTCTAACCTACTCGAAGTGAAAAATGTAACCAAACGGTTTGGTGGAGTTGTTGCAAATAAGAGTGTTTCCTTTAGCGTTGAAGAAGGGACCATTACAGGATTAATTGGTCCGAATGGTGCTGGAAAAAGTACGTTGTTTAACATGGTTTCTAGTGTCTTTCCTCCAACATCCGGTGAAATTTGGTTTAGCAATCAACGAATAGATTCCATGCAGTCCTATAAGATTGCACCTCTTGGAATATCTAGAACGTTCCAGAATTTACAGGTTTTTAAAAACATGACGGTATTAGAAAATGTCATGATTGGCTTACATACGAGAACAAAATCTGGGATTCTATCGGCTGCTTTACGTTTGCCACAGACGAATAAAGAAGAGAAGTTCATATACAAGAAAGCAATGGAATATTTACGATTAACTGAAATAGATACCCTGGCTGATACACTTGCAGGGAGTTTACCCCTTGGAAAACTTAGATTACTAGAGTTAACCCGTGCCTTGGCAACAGAGCCTCAACTGTTGTTACTGGATGAGATTGCAGCAGGACTGAATCATCAGGAGACTGCTGAAATGAGTAAGCTAATTCAGAGGATTAACCAAAAGGGAACTACCATTTTTGTAGTAGAACATGATATGGATTTGGTGATGTCCATCTGTAATAAAGTCATTGTATTAGATCAAGGAGAAAAAATTGCGGAAGGCACACCAAAAGAGATTCAATCTAATGAAAGAGTGATAGAGGCTTACCTAGGTACAGATGAGGAAGAGGTGACCCAAGTTTGAACAGAATGTTAGAAGTTCGTGATGTTTCCTTTAGTTATGG
This DNA window, taken from Bacillus carboniphilus, encodes the following:
- a CDS encoding branched-chain amino acid ABC transporter permease, with product MIQKGVQQMSWKGVAFFSLFILVLPFIFSSSFYLTKATFAGIYTIVAVGLGLLMGFAGQISLGQAAFYGVGAYSTAVLTGTYGLNPWLTLVISILAPAVIAYILGHTMARLHGYYLAMATLAFGIIIHVLLVEWKAVTKGASGFYGIPKIEVFGFSFTQGLSYFYLVWGIAILVIILSLNIIHSRIGRALRSIHDSEIAASSMGVDTGKYKMQIFILSSSLAGLAGWLFAHMSYSISPGSFSLDHSILFLVMVVLGGSTSVWGPVCGAFLITAINIVVHTLGTHFSFITSDFEQVLYGLILILVVIFLRKGFFPTVAPILQNLMKKGQSKQSSVQAEAEKGDQHV
- a CDS encoding ABC transporter ATP-binding protein; this translates as MSNLLEVKNVTKRFGGVVANKSVSFSVEEGTITGLIGPNGAGKSTLFNMVSSVFPPTSGEIWFSNQRIDSMQSYKIAPLGISRTFQNLQVFKNMTVLENVMIGLHTRTKSGILSAALRLPQTNKEEKFIYKKAMEYLRLTEIDTLADTLAGSLPLGKLRLLELTRALATEPQLLLLDEIAAGLNHQETAEMSKLIQRINQKGTTIFVVEHDMDLVMSICNKVIVLDQGEKIAEGTPKEIQSNERVIEAYLGTDEEEVTQV